Proteins from a genomic interval of Dendropsophus ebraccatus isolate aDenEbr1 chromosome 6, aDenEbr1.pat, whole genome shotgun sequence:
- the LOC138795312 gene encoding taste receptor type 2 member 4-like → MQILQDIHQFLDVTLHSSYFHSLLDVHNRSPESAEDIMLSLESIFLLTVNSFLIFLGLLLNLFIVVMNVTWWLKGKALQSIDIIMTSLGSVRIVLLVIYFYLSLPLLFSDTDTYARFFVMIFMLFCSLWWSTVLGVFYCVKITTYTNRLFMRLQINISAMVPWMLLGSVVISFVSTLPLQTFTDFTDGNFSNYEEAVAKEVFCLIIISSAGSIVPILIFCVSICLLIVSLLKHTRNMNGNNSGFAKPQLEAHKNAIVTMVSFLLFYLLQIISWNMLIFNIFTENTTYYYLCSIFVSSYPSLHSILLIASNAKLKRSLLSAFPSILSHMFMCANNVHTCNGCR, encoded by the coding sequence atgcaaATCCTACAAGATATCCACCAGTTTCTTGACGTCACCCTCCATTCCTCCTACTTTCACAGTCTACTGGATGTTCACAATCGGAGCCCAGAATCTGCAGAAGACATCATGCTTTCTTTAGAGTCCATATTTTTGCTGACTGTGAATTCTTTTTTAATATTTCTGGGGTTGCTTCTTAATCTCTTCATTGTGGTGATGAATGTTACTTGGTGGCTGAAAGGTAAAGCTCTTCAATCCATTGACATCAtcatgaccagtctggggtcGGTGAGGATCGTGCTTCTGGTTATCTATTTCTACTTGTCTTTACCTCTTCTATTTTCTGACACTGACACGTACGCAAGATTTTTTGTCATGATATTCATGctcttctgcagtctgtggtggaGCACCGTCCTCGGGGTCTTCTACTGTGTGAAGATCACAACCTACACAAACCGGCTATTCATGCGGCTCCAGATAAACATCTCAGCCATGGTCCCTTGGATGCTATTGGGGTCCGTGGTCATTTCTTTTGTCTCTACTCTGCCCCTTCAGACATTTACAGACTTTACTGATGGAAATTTCAGCAATTATGAAGAGGCTGTGGCTAAAGAGGTCTTCTGTTTAATCATCATCAGCTCTGCAGGATCCATCGTGCCGATCCTCATATTTTGTGTTTCCATATGTCTCCTCATTGTGTCGCTCTTAAAACACACAAGGAACATGAATGGCAACAATTCGGGATTTGCTAAACCCCAACTGGAAGCCCACAAAAATGCTATCGTAACTATGGtgtcttttttattgttttacctTCTTCAGATTATCAGCTGGAACATGCTTATTTTCAATATTTTCACTGAAAATACAACATATTACTACCTGTGCTCAATATTCGTTTCCTCATACCCAAGCCTCCACTCCATCCTGCTGATAGCCAGCAATGCAAAACTAAAAAGATCCCTCCTCTCGGCTTTCCCAAGTATTCTATCACATATGTTCATGTGTGCTAACAATGTTCATACGTGTAATGGGTGTCGGTAA